A stretch of the Chitiniphilus purpureus genome encodes the following:
- the nadA gene encoding quinolinate synthase NadA produces the protein MSRVVTLAHYYTQPEIQQMADKVGDSLELSLFARDAQADIIVFAGVRFMAETAKILNPQATVVLPDRGSTCSLVTQTDVAALQRWREQHADHVHVSYINSSAEHKALSDWIVTSRNVDDIIAHLYAEGKKVIFSPDRNMGAYLNFQHGYDMPLWSAVCEVHDKFNQQALDEAFAAVPGARYLIAHPESPLPVLQLADYVGSTSGMLNWVRNYAYEPDAVIFVATEDGILYNMRLARPDLRIEQAPIYAGCQCNQCPYMKMNTIEAVKRAQQGQGEVIDYLSPAQMDAARLPIERMLAFSERYYR, from the coding sequence ATGTCTCGTGTCGTGACGCTTGCCCATTACTACACCCAACCCGAAATCCAGCAGATGGCCGACAAGGTCGGCGACAGTCTGGAGCTGTCGCTGTTCGCGCGCGATGCGCAGGCGGACATCATCGTTTTCGCCGGTGTGCGCTTCATGGCCGAGACGGCCAAGATCCTCAATCCACAAGCCACCGTCGTGCTGCCCGATCGCGGTTCGACCTGTTCATTGGTCACCCAGACCGATGTGGCGGCGCTGCAGCGCTGGCGCGAGCAGCACGCCGACCATGTGCACGTGAGCTACATCAACAGCTCGGCCGAGCACAAGGCGTTGTCCGATTGGATCGTGACCAGCCGCAATGTGGACGACATCATTGCCCATTTGTATGCGGAAGGGAAAAAGGTGATCTTTTCGCCTGACCGCAATATGGGCGCCTACCTCAATTTCCAGCATGGCTACGACATGCCGTTGTGGTCCGCCGTGTGCGAGGTGCATGACAAGTTCAACCAGCAGGCGCTTGACGAAGCCTTTGCAGCGGTACCGGGGGCGAGGTATCTGATCGCCCACCCGGAAAGCCCGCTGCCCGTCCTGCAACTGGCCGATTACGTCGGCTCCACCTCGGGCATGCTCAATTGGGTGAGGAACTATGCGTATGAACCCGACGCGGTGATCTTCGTCGCGACCGAGGACGGCATCCTCTACAACATGCGTCTGGCGCGGCCCGATCTGCGCATCGAACAGGCGCCGATCTACGCCGGTTGTCAGTGCAATCAGTGCCCGTATATGAAGATGAATACCATCGAGGCGGTCAAGCGGGCGCAGCAGGGGCAGGGCGAGGTGATCGATTATCTGAGCCCGGCGCAGATGGAT